GGTAATAAAGTTTTTATTAAAAGAAATAATAAAAAAATTAAAGGAATTACAAATGTTGCAAAGAGAAAAATTTTTTGATATTTTCTTTTTTTTATTAGATATAAAATATAATAAAGAATAAATGCTAAAAATAAAGATAAATATCCAGAACGAGAAAGAGTTAAAACAAGAGATAAAACAGAAATTAATATAATAAAGAATAAGAAAAATCTGAGTTTTTTATTTTTTTTAAAAAGAGCAAAACCGAAAATAAAGATTATAGAAATGATAAGGAAACCAGAATAACTATTACTGTTGTAAAAAATTCCTCTCGCTCTCTGAGACCAATAATAACCAATCTTTTCTATTTTAAAAAATTCAGATAAAGGAAATTCAGGAAAAAAGTATTGTAATAGAGAAATTATAATATTAAAAGAAAGAAATACAAGCAGACTTAAAAGAAATCTATTTAAATCTTTTTCCTCTTTTAAATAAATATATCCTGCAATATAATAAAGTAAGTTAATCAATAAAAGAAAAGAAACTAAAAAGGCGTAATCTTTTTTATAGGACCATATTATTGAAAGAAAGGCCCAAAGATTATAGAAAAAAAGAGTTTTTAACAAGGGAATTTTTTCCTTTAACCTGTTACCACTTAGGAAAGATAAAATAAGCAAAAAACCAAATATCAGAATAAAAATGTTAAAAATTTTAAAGGGAACTGTTATTTTAGATAAATCGTGTTTTAAAACAGTAGGGTTGACTTCATAGTTAATATACACTGTTAATCTAAATATTAAAGAAAAAGGGAGTAAATAAAATAAATTTTTTAAAAAATTTCCATTTAAAAGAATCAATAAAAAAAATAGAAAAATAAGAATTTTTGCAAGATAAATGATTTTAATTTGTGTTTCTGATAAAAGATAAATATAAAGAAAATAAAAAAGAAGAAATAAAAGAAAATTTGTTAAAAAAAGCATCTGATTTATTCTGAATTTCAGTGCATTTAGCATATCTTATTATAAAACAGCTTTTTTAAAATTTAAAAAAACTTGGAATTTTCTAAAATTTAAATAATAAAATTTTTTAAATGAAAATCCTTTTTATAACATCTCAGGTTTTTTTCCCGCCCCTATCAGGATTGAGAAAAAAAATTTTTTTACTTTTAAAAGAATTAAAGGAGAAAAATAATAAAATTTACCTTTTTTCCTTTCCTGAATTTGAAATTCCTGATAGTTATTTTGAAAGAGTAGAATTTTCCTCTCCTTTATCAAAATTTACCTTTTTTAAAAATCTTTTTTTCTCCTTTTTAAAAAATCCCTTTGAAATTGTTTTTTATATAAATCCAAAAAGTTTTAAAAGAATAAAAAATTTTGTTAAAGAGGTTGATCCTGATATAATCTTTGTTGATTACATAAGGATTGCCCATATTTTCCCCTATATAAATTTTAAAAACAAAAGACTAATCTTAAATATG
The sequence above is a segment of the candidate division WOR-3 bacterium genome. Coding sequences within it:
- a CDS encoding O-antigen ligase family protein, with product MLNALKFRINQMLFLTNFLLFLLFYFLYIYLLSETQIKIIYLAKILIFLFFLLILLNGNFLKNLFYLLPFSLIFRLTVYINYEVNPTVLKHDLSKITVPFKIFNIFILIFGFLLILSFLSGNRLKEKIPLLKTLFFYNLWAFLSIIWSYKKDYAFLVSFLLLINLLYYIAGYIYLKEEKDLNRFLLSLLVFLSFNIIISLLQYFFPEFPLSEFFKIEKIGYYWSQRARGIFYNSNSYSGFLIISIIFIFGFALFKKNKKLRFFLFFIILISVLSLVLTLSRSGYLSLFLAFILYYILYLIKKRKYQKIFLFATFVIPLIFLLFLLIKTLLPQIYLRIISIFWGKRDISILVRILFWKTSIKLFFQNPLTGIGLGQFAFQKVSHIHLHAHNAFLNILAELGLPGLLIFLSIILSIFKFLFKLYLNIESDKIHLIIGLLVGWVIIIFQLIFDFYWLNPIMDMEIKFFIIYLFLTFLLPQIYLKEYVKR